The proteins below are encoded in one region of Rhabdothermincola salaria:
- a CDS encoding NUDIX hydrolase: MASAPPPRPSDREGPGVRASAVLAALYEFDGEAVVVLTRRAQHMRSHRGEVAFPGGRQEPGEDLWDTALREANEEVDLDPADVELLGELDHLRTVTSHSFIAPYVARLAGRPQLTPSPDEVEHVLHVPLAVLLAPDVFREERWGIPPMDRPIYFFEVVGDTIWGATGAMLRNLLGVVTGTYDPDDHPPPWGALPGEDRHDHA, translated from the coding sequence ATGGCCTCCGCCCCCCCGCCTCGACCCTCCGATCGCGAGGGCCCGGGGGTCCGCGCCTCGGCCGTGCTGGCCGCCCTGTACGAGTTCGACGGCGAGGCGGTGGTGGTGCTCACCCGCCGGGCGCAGCACATGCGCAGCCACCGGGGCGAGGTGGCCTTCCCCGGAGGACGCCAGGAGCCGGGCGAGGACCTGTGGGACACAGCGCTCCGCGAAGCCAACGAGGAGGTCGACCTCGATCCGGCCGACGTCGAGCTGCTCGGCGAGCTCGACCACCTCCGCACCGTCACGAGCCACTCGTTCATCGCCCCCTACGTGGCCCGCCTGGCGGGTCGCCCCCAGCTGACCCCGTCCCCGGACGAGGTCGAGCACGTCCTGCACGTCCCCCTCGCCGTGCTGCTGGCGCCGGACGTGTTCCGCGAGGAGCGCTGGGGCATCCCGCCGATGGACCGGCCCATCTACTTCTTCGAGGTGGTGGGCGACACCATCTGGGGGGCCACCGGAGCCATGTTGCGCAACCTGCTGGGCGTGGTCACGGGCACCTACGACCCCGACGACCATCCGCCCCCATGGGGCGCCCTGCCCGGCGAAGACCGCCACGACCACGCCTGA
- a CDS encoding GuaB3 family IMP dehydrogenase-related protein produces MAEVEIGMGKSGRRAYGFDDIAIVPSRRTRDPEDVDISWEIDAFRFELPLMGSAMDGVISPATAIEMGRLGGVGVLNLEGLWTRYEDPEPLFEEIAELPTDKATARMQQMYSEPIKLELVGQRIREIKDAGVVSCASVTPQRTAALASEIVDAELDLLVIQGTVVSAEHVSKTVEPLNLKKFVREIDIPVIVGGCASYQAALHLMRTGAAGVLVGVGPGHACTTRGVLGIGVPQATAIADAKSARMRHLDETGVYCQVIADGGMGTGGDIAKAIVCGADAVMIGSPLATAAEAPGRGYHWGMATFHPTLPRGARVKTTTRGTLEEILVGPAHENDGRMNLFGALRTSMATCGYETVKEFQKAEVMVAPALMTEGKNLQKSQGVGMGH; encoded by the coding sequence ATGGCCGAGGTCGAGATCGGGATGGGCAAGTCGGGGCGTCGCGCCTACGGCTTCGACGACATCGCCATCGTTCCCAGTCGCCGCACCCGCGATCCCGAGGACGTCGACATCTCCTGGGAGATCGACGCCTTCCGCTTCGAGCTCCCCCTCATGGGCTCGGCCATGGACGGGGTCATCAGCCCCGCCACCGCCATCGAGATGGGCCGCCTCGGCGGCGTCGGCGTGCTCAACCTCGAGGGCCTCTGGACCCGTTACGAGGATCCCGAGCCGCTGTTCGAGGAGATCGCCGAGCTGCCCACCGACAAGGCCACCGCCCGGATGCAGCAGATGTACAGCGAGCCCATCAAGCTCGAGCTGGTGGGTCAGCGCATCCGTGAGATCAAGGACGCCGGCGTGGTCAGCTGCGCCTCGGTCACCCCGCAGCGCACGGCGGCGCTGGCCTCCGAGATCGTCGACGCCGAGCTCGACCTGCTCGTCATCCAGGGCACCGTGGTCTCGGCCGAGCACGTGTCCAAGACGGTCGAGCCGCTCAACCTCAAGAAGTTCGTCCGCGAGATCGACATCCCGGTCATCGTCGGCGGGTGCGCCAGCTACCAGGCCGCCCTGCACCTCATGCGCACCGGTGCCGCCGGTGTGCTCGTCGGCGTCGGCCCCGGCCACGCCTGCACCACCCGGGGCGTGCTCGGCATCGGTGTCCCCCAGGCCACCGCCATCGCCGACGCCAAGTCGGCCCGCATGCGCCACCTCGACGAGACCGGCGTCTACTGCCAGGTCATCGCGGACGGCGGCATGGGCACGGGCGGCGACATCGCCAAGGCCATCGTCTGCGGCGCCGACGCCGTCATGATCGGCTCCCCGCTGGCCACGGCCGCCGAGGCGCCGGGCCGGGGGTACCACTGGGGCATGGCCACCTTCCACCCCACGCTGCCCCGCGGCGCTCGGGTCAAGACCACCACCCGGGGCACCCTCGAGGAGATCTTGGTGGGCCCGGCCCACGAGAACGACGGTCGCATGAACCTGTTCGGCGCCTTGCGCACCTCCATGGCCACCTGCGGCTACGAGACGGTCAAGGAGTTCCAGAAGGCCGAGGTCATGGTCGCCCCGGCGCTCATGACCGAGGGCAAGAACCTCCAGAAGTCCCAGGGTGTGGGGATGGGCCACTGA